GCCTCACCTTCGCCGCCACCTCCTCTGCCTTCACCAGTCCCTCCTCGTAGCCCTCCACCGCCACCCCGACCTTCATCTCCTCCACCACGTGCACCTTGTTCATCCTCTGTTCCGCGTACAGCGGCCAGCAGATCATCGGCACGCCGGACACGATCCCCTCGAGCACCGAGTTCCACCCACAGTGCGTCACGAACGCGCCGACGGCTCCGTGACGCAGCACCTCCGCCTGCGGCGCCCAGTTCTTCACCACGAAGCCCCTGCCAGCGGTCTTCTCCAAGAAACCCTCCGGGAGCGACGCCTGCAAGTCCGGCTCGACCGACTCGTCCTTCTGCTCGGGAGGGCTGCGCACCACCCACAAGAACCTGTGCCCGGAGTCCTGCAACCCGCGTGCCACCTCTGCTAGCTGCGCCGCCGAGAAGGTGCCCAGGCTGCCGAAGCAGAGGAATACCACGCCCCGCTCCGGCTGCGCGTCAAGCCACTCGAGGCACGCGTGTCTCCCGCCGGCGCTCCCTCCCGTTTGGCCAGGAAGGACTAGCGGGCCGATGCAGTAGACTGGCGGCGTTGGGCGACCAGGCGTGCAGAGGCCGTACCTGAGTGCTTCCAGCGCCCTCGCCTCCAACCAGTCGAAACTGTTCGTCAGAAAGCCTCTTGCTCTCGGCATCCGCGTGTAGTGGCGCAACCGTTCCTTGGCGATATCGCTCTCCCGGTCCAGCATCGTGGTCGACATGTCCACCGCGCGGATCGGCGGCACGCCGGGGAAGCGGAGCACCGTCTTGCCCATGTCCTTGAACGAGCACGGGGCGGCGGGATAGTAGTACGGCAGGTGGAGCATGATGGCGAGGTCTCCGACCGCGGAGGCGAAGAAGAAGTATGCGGGGATGTCGAGCTCGGCGGCGACGTCGAGCGCGTCCACGCAGAACATGTCGACCACGAGGGCGTCCACGGCAGGGAGGGTGCGGAGGAACTCCCGCAGCGACGGGTTGGCGGCGCGGAGCACGTCGATGGTGCGCAGGACCGGGTGGGAGTAATGTTCCTTGCCGCAAGACGGCACGGGGAGGAGGCGGAACGTGATGGCTGGGTTGGCGGTGGAGAGGCGAGCCATTGCGTCTTCCGACACGGCGTCCTTGTCCGGCGGGTTCACAACGGCGATGACGACGGCCTGCCCGAGGCGGAGGAAGACATTGGCCAGCTCCACCATAGGGTTGAGATGGCCCACGCCGAGCGAGGGATAGAGCACCACCGTCTTCTGCGTCATGCTAACTGACATGCCTCTTGCCTTCGTGAGCTGTGGGGGAAATGAAATTTGGAAGAGATGATATTACGAGCGCAAATGCACAGTGGCCACTTCTCGTCCAAATTTATGCGTGGCTCGTCAGGCGAGCGCTCTGGGCATCTCGAGATCGGCTGGCGGGTGGGTCTTCTGGTTGGGTTGCGGGCCACAGAAGAACACGTACGCGCTACTTCAGACGTGTCGGGACATACGGCATGACCTGTTTGGTTGATGACCTAACTTTGTCATAGAATGCAGCACCATATTTGCCAAACTTGTCTTACCTTAGATGTTTATAAATTTTTAAAAGCATTTTGAGATTTTTCTTGACACAGTGCAATAAAAAAGAACACTCTAACTAGTGCCCAACGGGTAAAATAAAATATAAGTAAAACTGGCCAGCTAGACCGACAAGCCAATACCCACCCATAACCAAACAACACGTAGCATGCAAATGTGCACGTGCAATATACACACTCGTATCACATAGTCGTGTCAGCTAGCCACCTATCCAACTTTCACAGCGTGATCACAAGGCAAAATGCGGACGAGGATTTGCGGCAAGTAAGAGCACTCTAGCATAACCCGTGTCTTGCCCCGACCCGCAAAATAATCGCCAAAATACGAATTAAAACGAAAAAAACTGCCCGATCAGACACCGCATCTCGTCATGGACTGCAAAAATTTTTAAGGGCGCGACAAAATTTCGGCCCCAACCCACGTATTCGCGGGTTTCCCCTCGCCGTTGCAGTGCCCTGCATATAAACGGAAGCGGTTGGTGGAGAGACATTTCAGCCCGCACTTTCTCCACCAACCacctcccctctccccctcgcgccgccgcccaagATTCCGACGAAAACAGCCGGCAGGAGCTCGCCGAAAGGCCGCCACACGCACGAGGCCTCCCCCCCTGCGGACCTTCATCGCGGGCCGCTGGATTTGGCTTTTCCGGCCGCCGGTGGCTGCGCCAAGCGATGGGGTGGTCGGGGAGCAtcttccgcagccccggcaagggcGCATCACAGCATGCAGCTGCAGGTACGGGTTCGTCATCCCGATGCCGCCGACGATTTGCGGGCATGGATTCGTCCGACCGTCCACCGGGCTCGGCGCTCGCGCAGCGGCTCTGTGACTCGCCGATGCTACTCATACAGTGCGACGATTGCACGCGGACAGTGCTGCGGCTAACTTCAggcacgccgaagcaccccggatgggtgttcttcaaatacGAAAACGACGGGGTACGTGCACTTGCTGTAGCTCATTTTGATAGCTCACTCTTTGGTTCAATTGCGGTAACTCATTTCGAACATGCTTATTCATGTGTATAGGAAGATGgctgctcattttggttttgggaaggtgAATATATTAATTTATTGATAGGAAGAAACTTAATAGACGTTGACACACTCCTTAGAAGAATCGAAGGCAATGATGcggctgcatgtgcaactagaggggaagcaGCATCTACTTATTTCGAACCAAAAATGAAGAAAGAAGATTGCAAAATCAAGAATCCGCAGATAAACAATgaatgcatggagaagatattaatccaactagtgggagcagttatggaagttggaaatcttctaaaatgcatacttgtggttcttgttttctttgatctTGCTATTCTAGTAAAGATTTGGCGATGTATTGTGTATCCATTGTTATTGAAAAAGCCAGGAAATGCATTATGATGGATCAAATTAAGGTGCAAATTTAGGTTTTCCGGGCCGGGAGGAGCTGCGCCAGATCAGACCCTGCAAAGCCGACCCATAAAAGAGCATATTCCACGAATATCCTTTTTACGGGTCCGTTATGCAGGGTCTGCAACTTGGCCCGTCCGTGCCGGCCCGCAAAGGCGTTTTTCCGAGAATTGCAAATATGTTTTGCGGGCtgtcgggatgcggggtctgctagagttgctctaagggcGGGGCACTCAGGTCCCTTATACCTGCCTTTTATTTTCAAAGTTATATATGTTTTAAAACAAAAAATCTAAATTAGGTTTTGTTTTCATATTTGTGTTTCTCGTGACCAGCGCTTTGAAATATGATCCATTTTAAATATATTTTGATGACTTTTAAAAATATATGTTAAGTTTCAATGTTGAAACTTAGTACGAGTGACCATAAAAATCAATTATTTTGTGTGTACGACAGAAAAATTAGTTTAAAATTATATCTGTGGAACGTATTGAAACTTGGCATTTTTATATGCAAAAACTGTAAGTTACATTGTTCAAAATTATAGGGTTTTGAGGGATTTTTATTTTACTGTGCCCTCACCCAGGATTCAACTACTTCATGAATTGCGCCGCAAGTCGAGCGAGCAGCACGGCTTGGGAGGTAAGTGCCCCCGTGTTTACGTGCCCTTGTGAAGTTCCGAGCTAACTACACGCGATATGGGCGATAGATAATTTTTCTCTTGCAGAAGGCCTTGTAACTAGCTTTATAAAACTTAGACAAGGCAGTTGTCTATCTTTTTTTTTTTGATGAAAAATGCTTTTATTAATTTAAAATGTAGTCTAACGTCCAAATGTTGCATAACAAAGATGCACATAATCAAACCCCAACAGTCTAACAAAAAAAGACATCGGCAACGGTATAGTCATATAGGACTGACATATGCCTATGTCGAAGATGGTGGTGGATCGATCCGGAGATTATGCTGCCACTCATGTTGGGTAAAAAACTCCCTGGTCACCCACTCCAGCCGTAGACGCAACACCTTGATCAACGGTTCGTATTCCTTCATTGTTGCGAAGATCACATACAAAATGAGTGTTTACGTATAAGGGAAAATAATCTACAAAGGAGAAGAATTCTTGCCATTAAAAACAAAACCATCCTTACATAGTCAGAGTGACCATAATAAGGCATATGCTCTCACCATTATTAGCGGTTTCAACATAATTGGAATACCATCCAatcaatgaccaaaaatattggcaacacttatGGGCTGGTACAAATTAGTTGATATTTGGATGACTGACCGTGTAGAACACACAAACTTGCACTGaaaaaaggtgttcggttgtctcttCGTTAGTACAAAAAGTACACTTCTTGCTTCCTTGGCAATTGCACAGATGAGATTGTTTTTGGTTAGTACAACTTTCCTTCGAATATGCCACATAAAGATTTAACTTTCAGGGGAATCTTTAACTTCCAAATTTTCTTGTTATACCCATTGGGTCCTTTGAATGCATGAGCGCACGATACATAGACTGGACTGGGAAAGACTCAGATGTAGTGAAATTCTAGTAGAACACATCCCCTCCTTGTGTAAGCTCAATCGAATCCAATCGGGAACCGCCTGAAAGAAATATCGGACGAGAATGAACTGAGCGTGTCATTCTTATCACAAAAGAATGCCATACAAAGTTATCGAGACTGGCATTACCAAGCCACTTGTCCTTGCAAAACTGAATCTTCGACCCGTCTTTTTTATCGGGAAGGTTCCAAAGCAAAAATGATGTTTCGTTGCCACCACCGAACCAGCCCAAAGTGCGAGTCACCAGGTTCCCAATAGGCCCGAGACACGGCCTTTTAGCCTAGATATTTATTGCGTAGCAGGATTTGGCAAACTCCATCCCTAGTAAGTAGTTTGAATAACCATTTACTAAGTAAAGCATCATTCTTGATCCGCAGGTCATGAATGTGAAGGCCACCTTGGTCTTTTGGCctgcaaaccacactccatttagctagaatgtttttttattgtccccttgccaaaagaatctggatctgAAATAATCCAACCTTTGCAAGACCCTTTTCGGGAGTTGGAAAaaagaaagcatatagagaaccatatttgtgaggacagaATCAATCAAGACCAGTCGACCTCCAACATAGAGCAACTTGCCTTTTCAACTGCTCAACCGTTTTTCTAATCGCTACTCTACATATTTCCACTCTGCATTTGTAAGACATCGATGATGAattaaaattctcaaatatttaaTCAGAAAAAGCCTTGTGCACACACAAACAGGTCAGCATAATCAGTCGTTCTTCATTGGATTCTCCGAAGTTGAACATTTCGCTTTTATGGAAATAAATTTTAAGGCCGGATATCTGCTCAAATTTTGAAAGCAAAAGTTTCAAGTTTTGAGCCATATCCAGGTTATGTTCCATAAAAAGAATTGTGCCATAGGCATATTGAAGaatagagaggccaccatccaTAAGGTGTGCCTCTACTCATGGAATCCGCCCGTCCTACTTGGTGTGATCAATCAGAATAGCCAACATGTCAATAGTAATGTTATTTTAAATAACTTTTGGGACATGGGGTCAATCTAACGTAGTCTTTTTTTCATCTCAAAGTAATGGCCTATGTCATGATTGACTTTGCCAGCCACACTACCTAGAGTAACAAATTTTCTGATTCACTAGTGCCATTTATCGGAGAATTCTTTCATTCTCTGGGCCTGTTGAATGAACAACTATTTAACCTTGCCATAGGGATTTTCAAAGTCAATCTTTAAAACTACACCACTAATTGTTTTTTATGCAACTCATGAACCGTCTCATGTAGGATTACAATAGCATCGAGTATTTTTCTTCCTTGCATGAAGGTCGTTTGAGATGGTTAGATGACATAGTCAACAAGCCTGTTGATCGTATAGTAGCCTCTTTGGTGAAATTTTTGAAGATGACATTAAGGAGATATATGGTTCTATTGCTGGATCCGCCCAGCATCCTTAAATTTTGGCAACAAACTAATCTCGCCAAAATTAAGACTGGATAGGTCAAGTTGGCTGGCATAAAGACAATTGAACAACTCCAAAAGGCCAGGCTTGATGACACACCCGAAATTCTAATAGAATTCTGTGGGGAAGCCATCAGGGCCTGGAGCTTTGTTGTGTTCCATTTGAAACATGCATCTCTCACCTCCTCTTAAAAGAGAGGTGCGTGAGTATATCTTAGTGTTCTGTCGTGATTTTGTGGAATATCCTCTGTTCGGGTCATGTCAAGGGTGGAATTTCCTTTATCTGACGCCTGGAATAGAGAATCGTAGTTTTTGGTGATATAATTTTTGAGCTCTGCCTGACCATTGATCGGCCCCTTGTCTTGTTGTAGACCGGGAATACACTTCTTCCTATGTCGCCCATTGAAACCAATTCGAAGTATCATGTATTATTGTCTCCTTGCAAGGTGAAGTCGACCTTTGATCTTTGGTAATATTTGATTTCCTCTTATTGCAAAAGATCTGTAATCTTCTCATTGGATTAATTTTTTAATTCAATCTCTTgtgtgatgatacgtctccaacgtatctataatttttgattgtgttccatgctattat
The Triticum dicoccoides isolate Atlit2015 ecotype Zavitan chromosome 3A, WEW_v2.0, whole genome shotgun sequence genome window above contains:
- the LOC119271936 gene encoding anthocyanidin 5,3-O-glucosyltransferase-like; its protein translation is MSVSMTQKTVVLYPSLGVGHLNPMVELANVFLRLGQAVVIAVVNPPDKDAVSEDAMARLSTANPAITFRLLPVPSCGKEHYSHPVLRTIDVLRAANPSLREFLRTLPAVDALVVDMFCVDALDVAAELDIPAYFFFASAVGDLAIMLHLPYYYPAAPCSFKDMGKTVLRFPGVPPIRAVDMSTTMLDRESDIAKERLRHYTRMPRARGFLTNSFDWLEARALEALRYGLCTPGRPTPPVYCIGPLVLPGQTGGSAGGRHACLEWLDAQPERGVVFLCFGSLGTFSAAQLAEVARGLQDSGHRFLWVVRSPPEQKDESVEPDLQASLPEGFLEKTAGRGFVVKNWAPQAEVLRHGAVGAFVTHCGWNSVLEGIVSGVPMICWPLYAEQRMNKVHVVEEMKVGVAVEGYEEGLVKAEEVAAKVRLVMASEEGSKLREKLVAAKEMAAAAVKDGGSSDVAFHEFLMDLEKCRSEKSGEKSM